Proteins encoded within one genomic window of Spirochaeta isovalerica:
- a CDS encoding S1C family serine protease, with amino-acid sequence MRLYSRGQVIFYSFCSALVVFLILFGFGMFTGEESSAVADHSDAAEPFVLNVSPTEISGDIPAIGVALQTYEADEAENIEIYDRLNEAVVNITTEVLYHSWFTEPVPSEGTSGSGSIIDTRGYVLTNHHVVENAYKVYLTLADGSQMEGEVIGTDYENDLAVIKFDPQDRELVTISFGSSAGLKVGQKVLAIGNPFALDRTLTTGIVSGLGRPLKTDTGYIINNMIQTDASINPGNSGGPLLNSKGEMIGINTMIYSPSGGSVGVGFAVPVDTARRVIPDLINYGTVKRGTINIVGIQLFPSLVRYGRLPVSQGVLISRIDPSSPAAEAGLRGGDREQAVKSGSSIIYLGGDIIVAIGDKSVSSLSDFYSALEDSRPGDVVPVTVIRGNDRKIIEVELSERRQSY; translated from the coding sequence ATGAGATTATATAGTCGAGGACAAGTCATATTTTACAGCTTCTGCAGCGCTCTTGTCGTATTTCTGATTCTTTTCGGGTTCGGGATGTTTACCGGAGAAGAAAGTTCTGCTGTTGCTGATCATTCAGACGCTGCAGAGCCATTTGTTTTGAATGTAAGCCCGACTGAGATTTCAGGAGATATTCCAGCCATCGGGGTCGCTCTTCAGACATATGAAGCTGACGAAGCTGAAAACATAGAGATATATGACAGACTGAATGAAGCTGTTGTCAATATTACCACAGAAGTTCTGTACCATTCATGGTTCACCGAGCCGGTTCCCAGTGAAGGAACTTCAGGGTCGGGCTCCATAATAGATACAAGAGGATACGTTCTTACTAATCATCATGTAGTGGAGAATGCCTACAAAGTTTACCTTACACTGGCCGACGGTTCACAGATGGAAGGCGAGGTGATCGGAACAGATTATGAAAACGATCTGGCGGTGATCAAATTCGACCCGCAGGACCGCGAGCTGGTGACAATTTCCTTTGGCTCTTCTGCAGGATTAAAAGTCGGTCAGAAAGTGCTGGCCATTGGAAATCCCTTTGCCCTAGACAGAACATTGACGACGGGGATCGTTTCGGGACTGGGGCGGCCGCTTAAGACAGATACAGGTTATATCATAAACAATATGATTCAGACCGATGCTTCAATCAATCCCGGAAATTCCGGAGGCCCGCTTCTGAATTCAAAAGGGGAGATGATTGGAATCAACACTATGATCTATTCCCCTTCGGGCGGATCGGTCGGTGTGGGATTCGCTGTGCCTGTCGATACAGCCAGAAGGGTTATTCCCGATCTGATCAATTATGGAACGGTCAAAAGGGGTACAATTAATATAGTGGGAATACAGCTGTTCCCCTCTTTAGTCAGATATGGCAGGCTTCCCGTCAGCCAGGGGGTTCTCATTTCCCGGATAGACCCCAGCAGTCCCGCGGCTGAAGCCGGGCTTCGGGGCGGAGACCGGGAGCAGGCAGTAAAAAGCGGAAGTTCCATTATCTATCTCGGAGGAGACATAATCGTGGCGATCGGTGACAAATCCGTTTCGTCCCTTAGTGATTTCTACAGCGCTCTCGAAGATTCCAGGCCGGGAGATGTCGTCCCTGTTACGGTCATCCGGGGCAATGACAGGAAAATTATCGAAGTTGAATTAAGCGAAAGAAGGCAGAGTTATTGA
- a CDS encoding AMP-dependent synthetase/ligase, which yields MSQTLPKLLKEISEKYPENAAQYSKDSSKTFQPTSYKDFYYEVQCFGAGLMDKGIKRGDHVGLISENRKEWLIADLGTLSIGAADIPRGCDSNAEEIAYILSFSESRITILESSSQIKKIAQKIGEMPLLKDIIILDSDIKDEDIAEEVKHINFHTFNEIMDIGKAELAKDPDLVVREIEKGEKDDLATIIFTSGTTGTPKGVMLSHNNFLHQVHGVPELLDLKPSDKWLCVLPVWHSFERIMQYVSIGAGNALCYSKPVGSIFLADFAAIKPTWMASVPRIWEAVMSGVYKKVNAAGGAKKALFHFFVSVGKSFNLFRNMLYGLRPEYRKRSRAVEIVLSIIPFILLFPLKKLGDILVFKSIKARLGGNFVAGISGGGALPAAVDEFFSAAGILVLEGYGLTESAPVLGVRKQSHPVPGTVGPVFPGTEIKIVDENANVLPPGNKGLVLARGPQIMLGYYKMEEQTKLAIDSNGWLNTGDLGMLTINNELTIMGRAKDTVVLLGGENIEPSPIEEKLSESLYISKAVLLGQDQKYLAALIIPDLEMIESWAKENSISYMYVDDLVDTPEVNEMMNDIIQEQISPKNGFKSFERIFKFRILANDFEIGKELSAKQEIKRHVINEMYSKEIKELFK from the coding sequence ATGAGTCAGACCCTACCAAAGCTTTTAAAAGAAATATCTGAAAAATATCCGGAAAATGCCGCTCAATACAGCAAAGACAGTTCGAAAACATTCCAGCCCACATCGTATAAGGATTTTTATTATGAAGTCCAATGCTTCGGAGCCGGGCTTATGGACAAGGGAATTAAACGGGGAGACCATGTCGGCCTTATCTCGGAAAACAGGAAAGAATGGCTCATAGCCGATCTCGGAACACTGTCGATCGGCGCGGCGGATATTCCTAGAGGCTGCGATTCCAACGCAGAAGAAATCGCCTATATTCTCAGTTTTTCCGAGAGCAGGATTACGATTCTGGAAAGCAGTTCCCAGATAAAAAAGATTGCTCAGAAAATAGGTGAAATGCCGCTTCTCAAGGACATAATTATCCTGGACAGCGATATCAAAGATGAAGATATAGCCGAGGAAGTCAAGCATATAAACTTTCATACTTTTAATGAGATTATGGATATTGGTAAGGCCGAACTGGCTAAAGATCCCGATCTTGTCGTGAGAGAAATTGAAAAAGGCGAGAAAGACGATCTTGCGACGATCATTTTCACTTCGGGAACAACGGGAACTCCCAAAGGAGTTATGCTCTCCCATAATAACTTCCTCCATCAGGTACACGGCGTACCGGAACTGCTTGACCTCAAGCCTTCAGACAAGTGGTTATGCGTTCTTCCGGTTTGGCATTCCTTCGAAAGGATAATGCAGTATGTCTCGATCGGTGCGGGAAACGCCCTTTGCTACTCCAAACCGGTCGGCAGCATTTTTCTGGCCGATTTTGCGGCGATCAAACCGACCTGGATGGCATCGGTACCCAGAATCTGGGAAGCTGTTATGTCGGGAGTTTACAAGAAAGTCAACGCGGCAGGCGGCGCCAAAAAAGCGCTGTTCCATTTCTTTGTATCAGTGGGAAAGAGTTTCAATTTATTCAGAAATATGCTGTACGGTTTGAGACCGGAATACAGAAAACGCTCAAGAGCCGTAGAAATTGTATTATCCATCATTCCTTTTATACTTCTTTTCCCTTTGAAAAAACTGGGGGATATCCTTGTATTCAAATCCATAAAAGCAAGGCTCGGGGGAAATTTTGTTGCCGGGATTTCCGGTGGGGGTGCACTTCCCGCTGCTGTAGATGAGTTTTTCTCAGCGGCCGGTATACTTGTACTGGAAGGTTATGGTCTCACAGAGTCCGCACCTGTTCTCGGAGTCCGCAAGCAGAGCCACCCTGTTCCGGGTACGGTAGGTCCGGTTTTTCCCGGTACCGAAATAAAAATCGTCGACGAGAACGCTAACGTTCTTCCTCCCGGAAACAAAGGTCTTGTTCTGGCCAGAGGTCCTCAGATCATGCTCGGATACTACAAAATGGAAGAGCAGACGAAACTGGCTATCGACAGCAATGGCTGGCTCAATACAGGCGACCTGGGAATGTTAACAATTAATAATGAGCTGACGATCATGGGCCGCGCCAAAGATACTGTCGTTTTACTCGGAGGAGAAAATATCGAGCCTTCGCCGATTGAAGAAAAGCTGAGCGAATCTCTGTATATAAGCAAAGCTGTGCTTCTCGGACAGGATCAGAAATATCTGGCTGCGTTGATAATTCCAGATCTTGAAATGATCGAATCCTGGGCTAAAGAGAATTCCATATCATATATGTATGTTGATGATCTTGTGGATACACCGGAAGTCAACGAAATGATGAACGATATCATTCAGGAGCAGATCAGCCCTAAAAACGGTTTTAAGAGTTTTGAGAGAATCTTCAAATTCAGGATTCTGGCCAATGATTTTGAGATCGGAAAGGAATTATCCGCCAAACAGGAAATCAAGAGGCATGTGATTAACGAAATGTATTCAAAAGAAATAAAAGAGCTTTTCAAATAA
- a CDS encoding DUF6675 family protein — protein sequence MKKILLTAIAIISLSTIHAQQSKDSSSDRILSKLNAEEMDELKREGVVFRLGRTRRGLFYTPETGLADNIVLRHDSIDPDVTVEAFFSVPYPYDMPETQIDRDLILYNIVREVSHISGVQYWSRTKERYRTLFEDVYVVGEDKKPLYDMPVFEIPEYDSFEIHMKEANLGRDYYLAEYRYDGRNMSFSLTNTSNVTFLLKVVGSENMQIDLLLMPGEEEILIYGYCGVKLANPGFVNKIMDPYSSFFRRLYAMEIWFENSLLGTETLPDKDILDRERG from the coding sequence ATGAAAAAAATTCTATTAACAGCTATTGCTATTATTTCTCTCTCAACTATTCATGCTCAGCAGAGCAAGGACTCATCCTCAGACCGGATCCTTTCGAAACTGAATGCGGAAGAAATGGATGAGCTTAAGAGAGAAGGCGTTGTGTTCCGGCTTGGCAGAACAAGGAGAGGATTGTTTTATACACCGGAAACAGGATTGGCAGACAACATTGTGTTAAGACACGATTCAATTGATCCCGATGTAACAGTCGAGGCCTTTTTTTCAGTTCCCTATCCATATGATATGCCTGAGACTCAAATAGACAGAGACCTGATCCTTTATAATATTGTTCGTGAGGTCAGCCATATTAGCGGAGTTCAATACTGGTCAAGAACCAAGGAGCGCTATAGAACTCTTTTCGAAGACGTTTATGTAGTTGGCGAAGATAAAAAGCCTTTATATGATATGCCCGTTTTTGAAATTCCCGAATACGATTCTTTTGAAATACATATGAAAGAGGCCAATCTCGGACGGGATTATTATCTCGCAGAATACCGGTATGACGGCCGGAACATGTCTTTTTCATTGACTAATACCAGCAACGTCACATTTTTACTTAAAGTTGTCGGCAGTGAGAATATGCAGATAGATCTTCTTCTGATGCCCGGCGAGGAAGAAATCCTGATTTACGGATATTGTGGTGTAAAGCTGGCCAATCCCGGTTTCGTTAACAAAATCATGGATCCCTATTCTTCTTTTTTCAGAAGGTTGTACGCCATGGAAATCTGGTTTGAGAATTCTCTGCTGGGAACTGAAACCCTTCCCGATAAAGATATCCTCGACAGAGAGAGAGGTTAA
- a CDS encoding HEAT repeat domain-containing protein, which produces MKHKILITFLIIALGHSLSADIVSTPLGNRLRQIFPEIRDNYIDLNKNGKLDRLDDMDERISDFLVQDDQLQVQETLEYIKTNYRYFPVRTLESVRDALNSPEGTINELIGLNYGSSISQLIEKRIAMGEYGLYLPPSARRVAMAEMSGFLEEMNQAYKKEGNQAENQFSAAKSSLYSMLEKGYPLPEPMTENEKEILESTLINTLIREQSNNEAVETALYTLGLIRSSRGIPYIIPLVSHTSYSVSSIRSLGAIGNLEALDLLLIALEENPDDNKKIEIIRALGSMGARESLQPLLSILNEEELSEPLLKAVLDSLGKIAAAGTKDRRISAALAEYLNSADPGLRISAVNGLAAFNDQATVASLLGLFKKERSETVLLTLVDRAAGIENQSIVPSLSNLLQNPQTSLELKISCLEAIGNHRDGIKGVNGILAELSSSEPELRRAAYDASKALFRSDSTALTASLARSVNINKDLLFQQQAARLFAELPDEGSINSLLAMLDSEDPEVKRFSTLALYRIRPAGNLRITTALNKMVSNETEPLDVRINAVRALGAAGFDHPSVNVEQTLITAANMRDAKYAQLRYFSLKALGQMSGLTDDSVEKIIAIAGRERDMSIREEAVRTLSSIGIAGKERLDLISSALEKLNPRTNTSIAIQFCELLGEAGNDSFISFAKELKPYLETIGDKRRLAYSFYLSGTDEGYENFIMMGEDRELTDFISSLAESADRELLTRVIERLKRTGVNSEILELTAIIESELSYSS; this is translated from the coding sequence ATGAAACATAAAATTCTTATCACATTTTTAATTATTGCACTTGGACATTCCCTTTCAGCCGATATTGTTTCTACACCATTGGGGAACCGTCTAAGACAGATATTTCCCGAGATCAGAGATAATTACATCGATTTAAATAAAAACGGAAAACTGGATCGTCTCGATGACATGGACGAAAGGATTTCCGATTTTCTCGTCCAGGATGATCAGCTGCAGGTACAGGAAACCCTCGAGTATATAAAAACAAATTACCGTTATTTTCCTGTCAGAACTCTTGAGTCGGTCAGAGATGCTCTGAACAGTCCCGAAGGGACGATTAACGAGCTGATCGGTTTGAACTACGGTTCCTCAATAAGCCAATTGATTGAAAAAAGGATAGCCATGGGTGAATATGGATTATATCTCCCCCCTTCCGCTCGAAGAGTGGCCATGGCTGAAATGTCCGGTTTTCTCGAAGAGATGAATCAAGCTTATAAAAAAGAAGGCAATCAGGCTGAGAATCAGTTTTCAGCTGCAAAAAGCTCTCTGTATTCCATGCTTGAGAAAGGCTATCCTCTTCCGGAACCCATGACAGAAAACGAAAAAGAGATTCTCGAATCAACCCTTATAAACACTCTTATACGGGAACAGAGTAACAACGAAGCTGTTGAAACCGCTTTATACACATTGGGTCTGATCCGCTCTTCCCGGGGCATACCTTATATAATTCCCCTGGTCTCCCATACTTCTTATTCCGTAAGCAGCATTCGTTCTCTGGGAGCGATCGGCAACCTGGAGGCGCTGGATCTTCTTCTTATCGCTTTAGAGGAAAACCCCGATGATAATAAAAAAATAGAGATTATACGGGCGCTCGGATCAATGGGGGCCAGAGAAAGCCTGCAACCCCTTCTGTCGATCCTCAATGAAGAAGAGTTATCGGAACCACTTCTTAAAGCGGTTTTGGATTCTCTTGGAAAAATTGCGGCTGCCGGGACAAAAGACCGCCGGATCTCCGCAGCTCTGGCCGAATATCTGAATTCGGCTGATCCGGGATTGAGAATCAGTGCAGTGAACGGTCTTGCCGCCTTTAATGACCAGGCGACAGTGGCGTCACTTCTCGGATTATTCAAAAAAGAAAGGTCAGAAACTGTCCTTCTTACGCTGGTAGACAGAGCGGCGGGGATAGAGAATCAGTCCATTGTCCCATCTCTCAGCAATCTGTTACAGAATCCTCAGACATCTCTCGAGCTCAAAATCAGTTGCCTGGAAGCAATAGGCAATCACAGAGACGGAATAAAAGGGGTAAATGGCATACTTGCAGAGCTATCCTCTTCTGAACCGGAGCTGAGGAGAGCCGCTTATGACGCTTCAAAAGCCTTATTTCGATCGGACAGCACTGCGCTGACGGCATCCCTCGCACGCAGTGTCAACATAAACAAGGATCTGCTGTTCCAACAACAGGCTGCACGGTTATTTGCCGAACTGCCCGATGAGGGATCAATTAACAGCCTCCTGGCTATGCTGGACTCGGAAGATCCGGAAGTAAAAAGATTCTCAACCCTGGCTTTGTACAGAATCCGTCCTGCTGGTAATCTGAGAATCACGACAGCCCTCAATAAAATGGTTTCCAATGAAACCGAACCTCTGGATGTGAGAATCAATGCGGTCAGAGCCCTCGGCGCTGCTGGCTTCGACCACCCCTCTGTGAATGTGGAACAGACTCTTATAACCGCTGCGAATATGAGAGACGCCAAATATGCTCAGCTCCGATACTTTTCACTGAAAGCTCTGGGGCAGATGTCCGGTCTCACCGACGACTCAGTAGAAAAGATCATTGCAATTGCCGGCCGGGAAAGAGATATGTCTATACGGGAAGAAGCTGTAAGAACTCTATCATCGATCGGAATCGCCGGCAAAGAAAGACTGGATCTTATTTCATCCGCTCTGGAAAAACTCAACCCCCGCACAAACACATCTATAGCTATTCAATTCTGTGAATTGCTCGGTGAAGCCGGAAATGATAGTTTTATATCTTTCGCAAAGGAACTTAAACCTTATCTGGAGACCATAGGAGATAAAAGACGTCTGGCTTACTCATTTTACCTGAGCGGTACTGATGAAGGATATGAAAATTTCATTATGATGGGCGAAGACAGAGAATTGACAGATTTTATATCTTCTCTGGCTGAAAGTGCCGATCGGGAATTACTGACCAGGGTTATCGAAAGATTAAAAAGAACCGGCGTCAATTCTGAGATCCTCGAATTGACAGCCATTATAGAATCAGAATTGTCCTATTCTTCATAA
- a CDS encoding YifB family Mg chelatase-like AAA ATPase — MGVFSYASAGFDGTIISIEVDVRRGIPGIDIVGLPDVAVKESRERIRIAVKRSGFQFPRDRLLVNMAPAGVRKEGASHDLSIAAEIMFASEAIARPPELNIMILGELMLGGEIRPVKGVLSAVASGLSEGIDTFIIPDANVAEASVPGGGRIFGLSHLKELPEIIHAVASGSKGNRSNPVILNKGNTKDSAPDFEDLMGQPVLRRSMEICAAGMHNILLFGPPGSGKTMASLRLPGILPDLSIDESLEVTRIWSQAGRLPEGVAVIRDRPFRMPHHSASKEGIVGGGSEILPGEVSLAHRGVLFLDETPEFGASLLQGMREPIENGKISIARAGNSYWYPADFQLVMAANPCPCGNLGKEGSACVCSANEIHRYWKKIGGALLDRIDMRVPVKPVDPAYLLEGVSESSLSIRTRVESAVKMQEERFADEVFSRNARIPAGAVKKYCKLDEETRVLFTETVSKLSLSSRACHSVLKIARTIADLEESSDIQKDHFLEAVYYRRYGDRDIFWNAY; from the coding sequence ATGGGTGTTTTCAGTTATGCATCGGCCGGATTTGATGGTACGATTATTTCCATTGAGGTCGATGTCAGAAGGGGTATTCCCGGTATAGATATCGTCGGCCTGCCCGACGTCGCTGTCAAGGAGTCCCGGGAAAGAATCAGAATTGCCGTAAAAAGAAGCGGTTTCCAGTTTCCCCGGGACAGGCTGCTTGTCAACATGGCTCCTGCAGGTGTCAGGAAAGAGGGTGCTTCACACGACCTTTCCATCGCAGCCGAGATCATGTTCGCTTCCGAAGCTATTGCAAGACCTCCTGAACTGAATATTATGATTCTCGGAGAACTGATGCTCGGCGGAGAAATACGCCCCGTCAAAGGCGTGCTTTCAGCTGTAGCATCCGGTCTGTCAGAGGGGATCGATACTTTTATAATACCCGATGCGAATGTGGCGGAAGCTTCCGTACCCGGAGGGGGACGAATCTTCGGTTTATCCCACCTGAAAGAACTTCCGGAAATTATTCATGCTGTCGCCTCCGGTTCGAAGGGGAACAGGTCGAATCCGGTTATATTAAATAAAGGGAATACAAAAGACTCAGCTCCCGATTTTGAGGATCTGATGGGACAGCCTGTTTTACGTCGTTCCATGGAAATCTGTGCAGCCGGTATGCACAACATACTTCTTTTCGGGCCTCCGGGCTCGGGAAAAACCATGGCCAGTTTGCGGCTTCCGGGAATTCTTCCGGATTTATCCATAGATGAATCGCTGGAGGTAACGCGCATCTGGTCTCAGGCCGGAAGGCTTCCCGAAGGCGTCGCTGTCATTCGTGACAGACCTTTCCGGATGCCCCATCACTCCGCTTCTAAAGAGGGTATTGTCGGCGGCGGTTCGGAAATCCTGCCCGGAGAAGTTTCTCTGGCTCACCGGGGAGTGCTGTTTCTCGATGAAACACCGGAATTCGGCGCCAGTTTGCTTCAGGGGATGAGAGAGCCAATCGAAAACGGGAAGATTTCCATCGCCAGAGCGGGAAATTCCTATTGGTATCCCGCCGACTTTCAACTGGTCATGGCGGCCAATCCCTGTCCCTGCGGTAACCTCGGGAAGGAGGGCAGCGCCTGCGTCTGTTCGGCTAATGAGATCCACCGGTACTGGAAGAAGATCGGCGGGGCGCTGCTTGACCGGATTGATATGCGGGTGCCTGTGAAGCCCGTCGATCCGGCTTATCTGCTGGAAGGGGTGAGCGAATCAAGTCTTAGTATCAGGACTAGGGTTGAGTCCGCTGTGAAGATGCAGGAGGAACGGTTTGCCGATGAGGTTTTCTCACGGAATGCAAGGATTCCGGCGGGAGCAGTGAAGAAATATTGTAAACTCGATGAGGAGACCCGTGTTTTGTTCACTGAAACAGTGAGTAAGCTTTCGCTATCCTCCAGAGCTTGTCATTCGGTTTTGAAGATTGCCCGGACCATTGCAGATCTGGAGGAAAGTTCTGACATCCAAAAAGATCATTTTCTGGAAGCGGTGTATTACAGGCGTTATGGTGATCGGGATATATTCTGGAATGCATATTAA
- the rnhA gene encoding ribonuclease HI — MNDITVYTDGGCTGNPGPGGWAAVLLYDGNEVRLSGGEESTTNNKMELTAVIKALSHINENSDLRNRKVEIFTDSQYVKNGLTQWIFNWIRNGWKTAAKKPVKNKEFWLALKNEADKLELMWNWVKGHSGDEYNELCDSLVEEERLKFS, encoded by the coding sequence ATGAATGATATTACTGTTTATACAGATGGCGGCTGTACGGGAAATCCGGGACCGGGAGGCTGGGCCGCTGTATTATTATATGACGGAAACGAAGTCCGGTTGTCAGGTGGAGAAGAATCCACGACAAATAATAAAATGGAGCTTACGGCTGTCATAAAAGCTCTGTCCCATATCAATGAGAACAGTGATCTGAGAAACAGAAAAGTTGAAATATTTACAGACTCCCAGTATGTGAAGAACGGATTGACACAATGGATTTTCAACTGGATCAGAAACGGTTGGAAAACAGCCGCAAAAAAGCCGGTTAAGAATAAAGAATTCTGGCTGGCTCTGAAAAATGAAGCCGATAAGCTCGAACTGATGTGGAATTGGGTAAAAGGCCATTCCGGCGATGAGTATAATGAACTTTGTGATTCCCTGGTTGAAGAAGAGAGATTAAAGTTCAGCTGA
- a CDS encoding 3'-5' exonuclease, producing the protein MKMIYKLDFLKSETPDFTVFDLETTGLSNRRDRIVEIGAVRYSGGIITDSMNEVINPGIPIPPSASSIHGIYDRDVIGKPFIEEVLPRFLNLIAGSVLVAHNASFDVGFMRKALGRAEMDVPEIPVLDTIALAKAAWPGRRSYSLQNLAVFLAINVRKAHSAEDDSRVCLELLKKGLEVYRKGSVNE; encoded by the coding sequence ATGAAAATGATCTATAAACTGGATTTTCTTAAAAGCGAAACTCCGGATTTTACAGTTTTTGATCTGGAAACCACCGGATTGAGCAACAGAAGAGACCGTATTGTTGAAATCGGAGCCGTCAGGTATTCGGGAGGAATCATTACCGATTCGATGAATGAAGTCATCAATCCCGGTATTCCGATCCCTCCCTCAGCCAGTTCCATTCATGGCATTTATGATAGGGACGTTATAGGCAAACCGTTTATTGAAGAGGTTCTTCCGCGATTTCTCAATCTGATCGCAGGGTCGGTTCTCGTTGCACATAATGCCTCATTTGATGTGGGATTTATGCGCAAAGCTTTAGGTCGGGCAGAAATGGATGTACCAGAGATTCCGGTTCTTGATACAATTGCTCTGGCTAAAGCTGCCTGGCCGGGAAGAAGAAGCTATTCTCTCCAGAATCTGGCCGTTTTTCTGGCAATAAATGTCAGAAAGGCCCATAGTGCTGAAGACGACAGCAGAGTCTGTCTTGAACTCCTTAAAAAGGGGCTTGAAGTTTATCGAAAAGGAAGTGTAAATGAATGA
- a CDS encoding phospho-sugar mutase translates to MDKKEILNKAKAYIEEEKNPFFRNQVQELIDRNDLDELNERFYKELDFGTGGLRGEIGGGYNRMNSYTVSKATQGLATYMVKNVREEDRIAVISYDSRNFSDNFSEEAALVLAGNGIKTYLFSGLRPTPVLSFAVRELHATAGIMVTASHNPAKYNGYKVFWSDGAQVTPPHDTGIIKEVRAVTSEIKKISREDAISKGLLVMIDSEVDEPYEKMVVSQTLRPELVKEKGKDLKIVYTPLHGAGNVPVNNALKKMGIAVFTVPEQEKPDGDFPTVAFPNPEITEAMELALKYGKQENADLIMGTDPDSDRLGIAVPENGEFRLITGNQLGALLADYIFRTRKELGTLPSNGAFINTIVTSDLQIKIAEAYGIKTFKVLTGFKYIGLKIREFEEKENYTYLFGGEESYGFLVGTAARDKDAVSAATMTAEMALWNVTQGRSVLDHLNEIYEKYGYYQEALFSNYFEGQQGAAVMDNLMAGLRAEPPVSFGGIKIAEIIDYKNGTTKYTSSGKVEKNIELPSSNVLQFILEEGSLVTVRPSGTEPKIKFYASCCEKPGMEIEEAKAGTTAKISAIEAQVKEMVSRAAK, encoded by the coding sequence ATGGATAAAAAAGAGATATTGAATAAAGCTAAAGCCTATATCGAAGAAGAAAAGAACCCTTTTTTCAGAAATCAGGTTCAGGAACTGATTGACAGGAATGATCTGGATGAACTGAATGAGAGGTTTTACAAGGAACTGGATTTCGGAACAGGCGGACTTCGGGGTGAAATCGGTGGAGGATACAATCGCATGAACTCCTACACTGTTTCCAAAGCGACCCAGGGACTGGCGACCTATATGGTTAAAAATGTCAGGGAAGAGGATCGTATCGCCGTTATTTCCTATGACAGCCGGAACTTTTCCGATAATTTTTCCGAAGAGGCGGCATTAGTTCTGGCGGGGAACGGCATCAAAACCTATCTTTTCAGCGGCTTAAGGCCGACTCCTGTACTTTCATTTGCTGTTCGTGAACTCCATGCAACGGCCGGCATCATGGTTACGGCCAGTCATAATCCGGCAAAATATAACGGTTATAAAGTGTTCTGGAGCGATGGGGCTCAGGTCACTCCTCCCCATGACACTGGAATAATCAAAGAAGTCAGGGCCGTTACATCGGAAATAAAAAAAATCTCCAGAGAAGACGCTATCAGCAAAGGTCTTCTGGTTATGATTGACAGTGAAGTGGACGAACCATATGAAAAAATGGTTGTATCCCAGACACTGCGTCCGGAACTGGTTAAAGAGAAAGGTAAGGATCTAAAAATCGTTTATACACCACTCCACGGCGCCGGAAATGTTCCCGTGAATAATGCACTTAAAAAAATGGGTATTGCGGTCTTCACCGTACCGGAGCAGGAAAAACCCGATGGAGATTTTCCTACGGTGGCTTTTCCCAACCCGGAAATCACCGAAGCCATGGAGCTGGCTCTCAAATACGGTAAACAGGAAAACGCCGACCTCATAATGGGAACCGACCCGGATTCTGACCGGCTGGGTATTGCCGTGCCGGAGAATGGAGAATTCCGCTTAATTACCGGTAATCAGCTGGGAGCACTTCTGGCGGATTATATTTTCAGAACGAGAAAAGAACTTGGAACCCTTCCTTCCAACGGCGCATTTATCAACACGATTGTCACCTCGGACCTTCAAATCAAAATCGCCGAAGCCTATGGAATAAAGACTTTTAAAGTTCTTACGGGTTTCAAATATATAGGTCTGAAAATCAGAGAGTTTGAAGAGAAGGAAAACTATACATATTTATTCGGCGGGGAAGAGAGTTACGGCTTTCTGGTCGGTACAGCTGCCAGAGACAAAGATGCTGTTTCTGCTGCGACCATGACGGCTGAGATGGCATTATGGAACGTTACCCAGGGAAGATCGGTGCTTGATCATCTCAATGAGATTTATGAGAAGTACGGATATTATCAGGAAGCTCTGTTTTCCAATTACTTTGAAGGTCAGCAGGGAGCTGCCGTCATGGATAATCTTATGGCCGGTTTGAGAGCCGAGCCACCGGTGTCGTTCGGTGGAATAAAAATCGCAGAAATCATTGATTATAAGAATGGAACAACGAAATACACCAGTTCCGGAAAAGTCGAAAAGAATATTGAACTTCCATCATCCAATGTTCTTCAGTTTATTCTCGAAGAGGGAAGCCTTGTAACGGTCAGGCCCTCCGGAACAGAACCTAAAATCAAGTTCTATGCGTCTTGCTGTGAAAAGCCGGGTATGGAAATCGAAGAAGCGAAAGCCGGTACGACAGCCAAGATCTCTGCTATTGAAGCACAAGTAAAGGAAATGGTCAGCCGGGCGGCGAAATAG